One Nitrospina watsonii DNA segment encodes these proteins:
- the rplK gene encoding 50S ribosomal protein L11 produces the protein MATKKKVKALIKLQIPAGQATPSPPVGPALGQNGVNIMDFCKAFNAATQGQEGMIIPVVITVYEDRSFSFITKSPPASVLLKQAAGIAKGSKNPSKEGVGAVSRAQVKEIAGIKKADLNAYDVDAAMKIIEGSARSMGIKVTD, from the coding sequence ATGGCCACTAAAAAGAAAGTCAAGGCGCTGATCAAGTTGCAGATCCCCGCCGGGCAGGCGACGCCTTCGCCCCCCGTCGGACCGGCGCTGGGTCAGAACGGCGTCAACATCATGGATTTCTGTAAGGCGTTCAATGCCGCCACGCAGGGCCAGGAAGGCATGATCATCCCGGTCGTCATTACGGTGTATGAGGACCGCAGTTTCAGTTTTATCACCAAGTCGCCGCCGGCTTCCGTGTTGTTGAAGCAGGCCGCGGGCATCGCCAAGGGATCGAAGAACCCCAGCAAGGAAGGGGTGGGGGCGGTCTCCCGGGCGCAGGTTAAAGAGATCGCCGGTATCAAGAAAGCCGATCTCAATGCCTACGATGTGGATGCGGCGATGAAGATCATTGAAGGCTCAGCGCGCAGCATGGGCATCAAGGTTACGGATTAG
- the nusG gene encoding transcription termination/antitermination protein NusG, with the protein MEDVVAKDKDWYVIHTYSGYENKVKLSLEDRFAHAGIRDRLGEIVIPTEEVVEVRQGKKKVSSRKFLPGYVLISVDMDQDVWYLIKNTPKVTGFLGGTEPTPLSQDEVKEIMDQVKGESQRPKPKFQFEKGEGVRVIDGPFMNFNGTVEEVNHDKGKVKVMVSIFGRATPVELEFPQIEKV; encoded by the coding sequence ATGGAAGACGTCGTGGCCAAAGACAAGGATTGGTATGTGATCCATACCTATTCCGGGTACGAGAATAAAGTCAAGTTGAGTCTGGAGGACCGGTTCGCGCATGCGGGCATTCGCGACAGGCTGGGTGAGATCGTCATTCCCACGGAAGAAGTTGTGGAGGTCCGGCAGGGCAAGAAGAAGGTCAGTTCGAGGAAGTTTCTCCCCGGCTACGTGTTGATCAGCGTCGATATGGATCAGGATGTCTGGTACCTGATCAAGAACACGCCGAAGGTCACCGGGTTTCTGGGTGGCACGGAGCCGACGCCTCTGTCTCAGGATGAAGTCAAGGAGATCATGGATCAGGTCAAGGGCGAGTCCCAGCGACCGAAGCCGAAGTTCCAGTTTGAAAAGGGAGAGGGTGTGCGGGTCATCGATGGTCCGTTCATGAACTTCAACGGCACCGTGGAGGAAGTCAACCACGACAAGGGCAAGGTGAAGGTCATGGTTTCCATTTTCGGCCGGGCGACGCCGGTGGAGCTGGAGTTTCCGCAGATCGAGAAAGTTTGA